From one Lotus japonicus ecotype B-129 chromosome 3, LjGifu_v1.2 genomic stretch:
- the LOC130745979 gene encoding GDSL esterase/lipase APG: MMNKNMNSRDALVLLLSAFVFLTCGGNAQDTLVPAIMTFGDSAVDVGNNDYLPTIYKANYPPYGRDFVTHQPTGRFCNGKLATDITAETLGFKSFAPAYLSPQASGKNLLIGANFASAASGYDEKAAMLNHAIPLSQQLDYFKEYQSKLAKVAGSKKAASIVKDALYLLSAGSSDFVQNYYINPWINKVITIDQYSSYLVDSFTTFIKGLYGLGARKIGVTSLPPLGCLPAARTLFGFHENGCVSRFNTDAQAFNKKINSAAAKLQKQHPGLKIVIFDIYKPLYDLVQTPSNFGFAEARRGCCGTGTVETTSLLCNPKSIGTCSNATQYVFWDSVHPSEAANQVLADALILQGIALIG; the protein is encoded by the exons atgatgaacAAGAACATGAATAGCAGAGATGCACTTGTTCTTCTACTCTCTGCATTTGTCTTTCTCACTTGTGGTGGGAATGCACAGGATACACTTGTACCAGCAATCATGACATTTGGTGACTCTGCTGTTGATGTTGGAAACAATGACTATCTTCCCACAATTTACAAGGCTAATTACCCTCCTTATGGGAGGGACTTTGTTACACACCAACCTACTGGGAGGTTTTGCAATGGGAAGTTAGCTACTGATATAACTG CTGAAACACTGGGTTTTAAGAGCTTTGCACCTGCATATCTTAGTCCACAGGCATCAGGGAAGAACCTCCTTATTGGAGCAAACTTTGCTTCAGCTGCTTCTGGTTATGATGAAAAGGCTGCTATGTTGAAT CATGCAATTCCATTGTCTCAACAGTTAGATTATTTCAAGGAATATCAAAGCAAGCTAGCCAAGGTAGCTGGCAGTAAAAAGGCAGCCTCAATTGTTAAGGATGCATTGTACTTATTGAGTGCTGGCAGCAGTGACTTTGTACAAAACTATTACATCAATCCTTGGATCAACAAAGTCATCACTATTGATCAGTATTCATCTTACCTGGTGGATTCATTCACAACCTTTATTAAG GGCTTGTATGGATTAGGAGCAAGGAAAATTGGAGTGACTTCACTCCCACCATTGGGTTGTCTACCTGCTGCAAGGACCTTATTTGGTTTCCATGAGAATGGTTGTGTCTCAAGATTCAACACTGATGCCCAAGCATTTAACAAAAAGATCAACTCAGCTGCAGCAAAACTCCAAAAACAACATCCTGGTCTTAAGATTGTGATTTTTGATATTTACAAGCCTCTCTATGACCTTGTTCAGACCCCTTCAAATTTTG GCTTTGCAGAGGCAAGGAGAGGTTGCTGTGGTACAGGGACTGTAGAGACGACATCCTTGTTGTGCAATCCAAAATCAATAGGAACTTGTTCTAATGCAACACAATATGTGTTTTGGGACAGTGTCCATCCTTCAGAAGCTGCCAACCAAGTTCTAGCTGATGCACTGATTTTACAAGGAATAGCTCTTATAGGATAA
- the LOC130745978 gene encoding protein CHUP1, chloroplastic, producing the protein MEKRIIRRFLKLFGREEKRMKPILLKCGLALALTFAGFLYSHLRTKRIKASASSPRGHPQGHGNEGGGRRVASCSNLSEGNFLDTEEACIKKGVGKNSQRCLSPRTKQSGEEDEFLLPEFNDVMKDAEFGVAGNSFKKVGPPVAYASLEKDDYEQEIWQLRNMIRMLQERERSLEVQLLEYCGLKEQETVVMELQNRLKISNMEAKMFNLKVETLQSENWRLAEQVADHAKVLAELDAAKTKVKFLKRKIRHEAEQNKEQIINLKQRVSKLQDLESQATASDQEIETKLRRLKDLEAEAEQLRKTNLRLQMDNSDLARRLDSTQILANAVLEDPEADALREEGERLRLENEGLTKEVEQLQADRCSDVEELVYLRWINACLRHEMRNYQPPPGKTVARDLSKSLSPTSEKKAKQLIVEYANNTEGRRSLSDFDSDQWSSSQASFLEDSGECDDYSPLENSSDARVNNTTSKSKIFSKLMRLIQGKDNHHNRSRVTSQEKYVSQEDSNTPNFRFSISTGNDTSRAEGRRRSISEFATPSGISRTSLDLSRTMSLKDEIRRNPDVLASGSSRNFTPSKRGSGDLKSSVNSFSDSSRSDNSNLVKYAEALKDSSGTPKHKIHRRTASFSSF; encoded by the exons GACATGGGAACGAAGGAGGAGGTAGAAGAGTAGCATCTTGCAGCAATCTTTCAGAGGGAAATTTTTTGGACACT GAGGAAGCATGCATCAAGAAGGGGGTTGGTAAAAATTCTCAACGTTGTCTCTCTCCAAGAACTAAGCAAAGTGGAGAGGAAGATGAGTTCCTTCTACCTGAATTCAATGATGTTATGAAGGATGCAGAGTTCGGAGTTGCAGGAAATTCTTTTAAGAAAGTTGGACCTCCTGTAGCATATGCAAGTCTTGAGAAGGATGACTATGAGCAAGAGATCTGGCAGCTCAGGAACATGATCAGAATGCTTCAGGAGAGGGAACGAAGCCTCGAGGTTCAACTTCTTGAATACTGCGGTCTCAAAGAGCAAGAAACAGTTGTCATGGAGCTCCAAAACAGATTGAAGATAAGTAACATGGAGGCAAAGATGTTCAATCTCAAGGTTGAGACCTTGCAGTCCGAGAATTGGAGGTTAGCAGAACAGGTGGCTGATCATGCAAAAGTACTGGCTGAGCTTGATGCTGCTAAAACCAAAGTCAAgtttttgaagaggaaaatcagGCATGAAGCTGAACAGAACAAGGAGCAAATCATAAATCTTAAACAAAGAGTTTCCAAGTTGCAAGACCTGGAAAGCCAAGCTACTGCTAGTGATCAAGAAATTGAAACCAAGCTGAGAAGGCTAAAGGATCTTGAGGCCGAGGCAGAACAGTTGCGGAAAACTAATTTGAGACTGCAGATGGACAATTCTGACTTAGCTAGAAGGTTGGACTCTACTCAGATCCTTGCCAATGCTGTTCTGGAAGATCCAGAG GCAGATGCTTTGAGGGAAGAAGGCGAGCGTCTTAGACTAGAGAATGAGGGCTTGACGAAGGAAGTTGAGCAACTACAAGCCGATCGATGCTCAGATGTTGAAGAGTTAGTCTACTTGAGGTGGATAAATGCTTGCTTAAGGCATGAGATGCGAAACTATCAACCGCCTCCTGGTAAAACCGTCGCGAGGGACTTGAGTAAGAGTTTAAGCCCTACATCTGAGAAGAAAGCCAAGCAGCTCATAGTTGAATATGCAAATAACACTGAAGGGAGAAGGAGcctttctgattttgattctgacCAATGGTCCTCCTCCCAGGCTTCTTTTCTAGAAGACTCTGGTGAATGTGATGATTATTCTCCTCTTGAGAATTCATCTGATGCCAGAGTTAACAACACCACAAGTAAATCCAAGATTTTCAGCAAGCTTATGAGGCTGATACAAGGCAAAGATAACCATCATAACCGTAGTCGAGTTACATCTCAAGAAAAATATGTATCTCAAGAAGATAGCAACACTCCAAATTTCAGATTTAGTATATCAACTGGGAATGATACTAGTAGAGCTGAGGGTCGTCGTCGGAGTATTAGCGAGTTTGCAACTCCCTCTGGCATATCTAGAACTTCCTTAGATTTGAGCCGTACGATGAGTTTGAAAGATGAAATTAGGAGAAATCCAGATGTCCTTGCCTCAGGAAGCTCAAGGAATTTCACTCCAAGCAAAAGGGGTTCAGGAGATTTAAAAAGCTCAGTAAATTCTTTCTCAGATTCCTCTCGCTCAGACAATTCTAATTTGGTGAAATATGCTGAAGCTTTAAAGGACTCTAGTGGGACTCCAAAACATAAGATACATCGAAGAACAGCATCATTTAGTTCATTTTAA